The proteins below come from a single Fusobacterium nucleatum genomic window:
- a CDS encoding TrbC/VirB2 family protein, producing MKRFFKKVKNLVKLTMIIFFLSISSFASTNANMIWEKNTKDISASVSGPVAMGIGTIAIVVAALGWAITDGGSMTGKAIRIVLALTIAGGAGTLVYGLFGLTGGAVIS from the coding sequence ATGAAGAGATTTTTTAAAAAAGTAAAAAATCTTGTGAAACTGACAATGATTATTTTTTTTCTTTCTATTAGTTCTTTTGCTTCAACTAATGCAAATATGATATGGGAGAAAAACACAAAAGATATTTCTGCTTCTGTATCAGGACCTGTTGCAATGGGAATAGGAACAATAGCTATTGTAGTAGCAGCACTTGGATGGGCTATTACAGATGGAGGGTCAATGACAGGAAAAGCAATTAGAATAGTTTTAGCACTAACTATTGCAGGGGGAGCAGGAACACTTGTTTATGGATTGTTTGGATTAACAGGAGGAGCTGTAATTTCTTAA
- a CDS encoding helix-turn-helix domain-containing protein yields MRENEKMAKIRIQYEKKLGAFLKKIRTERKLSLRDVGAEADMNFPYLSHLETHNRDKAKLPSVEILNKLFTVYKLDLKEKVEFLEIYFNLIMPEIYINNLTADKIKDIINILEA; encoded by the coding sequence ATGAGGGAAAATGAAAAGATGGCTAAGATACGAATTCAATATGAAAAGAAATTAGGAGCTTTTTTAAAAAAAATTAGAACTGAGAGAAAATTATCCTTAAGAGATGTAGGAGCAGAAGCAGATATGAATTTTCCTTATCTTTCACATTTAGAAACACATAATAGAGATAAGGCAAAACTACCAAGTGTAGAAATATTAAATAAATTGTTTACTGTATATAAGTTAGATTTAAAAGAAAAAGTAGAATTCTTAGAAATTTACTTTAATTTAATTATGCCAGAAATATATATAAATAACTTAACTGCTGATAAAATCAAAGATATAATTAACATTTTAGAGGCTTAA
- a CDS encoding PDDEXK nuclease domain-containing protein produces the protein MKENLKNLYNFDFLTLAKGYKKKKLEDTLTINITKFLFELGKVLFLLESKYLLWLV, from the coding sequence GTGAAAGAGAATTTGAAGAATCTTTATAATTTTGATTTTTTAACATTGGCAAAAGGATATAAAAAGAAAAAACTAGAAGATACATTGACAATAAATATAACCAAATTTTTATTTGAACTTGGCAAGGTTTTGTTTTTGTTGGAAAGTAAGTATCTATTATGGTTGGTTTAA
- a CDS encoding nucleotidyltransferase domain-containing protein — MLFTEEQLKGYAKPLSETEEGQCKNAIRMVVEALKNIGFNEEDTIRKIYDETPSYETKMRSIDNEYEVKIFLQGSYANNTNVRRHSDVDIAVVQEEEFRPKYRIGISNLSYGFSNAAPRSKTFKDVVQSALIEKFGDDVERKNKSIKIHGNTYRKDADSVPSLRYRDYSNDYLLDRNNYIGGILIKADDGTEIINYPEQHIKNGVEKNKRTNFYFKKMVRIAKEIRYQMSDSGYNYAERTNSFAVECLLYNIPDYIFRKYGIYKYIFDDIVEYLYNNKENINSFVEVNGIKRLCQDSVDREVIYKGFIDELKEFYKYEI; from the coding sequence ATGTTATTTACTGAAGAACAGTTAAAGGGATATGCTAAACCATTAAGTGAAACAGAAGAAGGGCAATGTAAAAATGCTATAAGAATGGTGGTTGAGGCTTTAAAAAATATTGGATTTAATGAAGAGGATACAATTAGAAAAATATATGATGAAACTCCATCATATGAGACAAAAATGAGAAGTATAGACAATGAATATGAGGTTAAAATATTTTTACAAGGTTCATATGCTAATAATACTAATGTAAGACGACATAGTGATGTAGATATTGCAGTTGTTCAAGAAGAAGAATTTAGACCAAAATATAGAATTGGAATCTCTAATTTAAGTTATGGTTTTTCAAATGCTGCTCCAAGAAGTAAAACATTTAAAGATGTTGTGCAGTCTGCATTAATAGAAAAATTTGGAGATGATGTCGAAAGAAAAAATAAGTCAATAAAAATACATGGAAATACATATAGAAAAGATGCTGATTCAGTTCCATCATTAAGATATAGAGATTATTCAAATGATTATTTACTTGATAGAAATAATTATATAGGTGGAATTCTCATAAAAGCAGATGATGGAACCGAAATAATAAATTATCCAGAACAACATATAAAAAATGGTGTAGAAAAAAATAAAAGAACAAACTTCTATTTTAAAAAGATGGTTAGGATAGCAAAAGAAATAAGATATCAAATGTCAGATAGTGGATATAATTATGCTGAAAGAACTAATTCTTTTGCAGTGGAATGTCTTTTATATAATATTCCAGATTATATTTTTAGAAAATATGGAATATATAAGTATATATTTGATGATATTGTGGAATATCTTTATAACAATAAAGAAAATATTAATTCTTTTGTAGAAGTTAATGGGATAAAAAGACTATGTCAGGATTCTGTTGATAGAGAAGTAATTTATAAAGGTTTCATAGATGAATTAAAGGAGTTTTACAAATATGAAATCTAA
- a CDS encoding ImmA/IrrE family metallo-endopeptidase produces the protein MIDKMDLSNKAIMLRKELGEDEASPIDIFSLAQSVEKLTLIFYPAGERISGICYKGKASNVIIINSDMSIGRQRFSLAHELYHLYFDEKLGTTVSMISIGDGDENEKKADQFASYFLIPQASLYSIIQNYKNKFNSDTLSLEEVIRLEQYFGVSHKAMLFRLFEEKVITKSQFNEMQVNIINRAARLGYDNSLYKPSEENKKIKVLGHYITQVEKLLEDDIISNGKYEELLLDAFRDDIVYGNETDGGDIVD, from the coding sequence ATGATTGATAAAATGGATTTGAGTAATAAAGCAATTATGCTTAGAAAAGAACTAGGAGAAGATGAAGCATCTCCTATTGATATTTTTTCATTAGCTCAATCAGTAGAAAAGTTAACATTAATTTTTTATCCAGCTGGAGAAAGAATTAGTGGAATATGCTATAAAGGAAAGGCTTCAAATGTAATTATAATAAATTCAGATATGTCAATTGGAAGACAGAGATTTTCACTGGCACATGAGCTATATCATTTATATTTTGATGAAAAATTAGGAACAACAGTAAGTATGATATCTATAGGGGATGGTGACGAAAATGAAAAGAAGGCCGACCAATTTGCATCATACTTTTTAATTCCTCAGGCATCTTTATACAGTATTATACAAAATTATAAAAATAAATTTAATAGTGACACTCTAAGTCTTGAAGAAGTAATTAGATTAGAACAATACTTTGGAGTTAGTCACAAAGCAATGTTATTTAGACTATTTGAAGAAAAAGTAATAACTAAATCTCAGTTTAATGAAATGCAAGTAAACATTATTAATAGAGCAGCAAGATTGGGGTATGATAATTCACTGTATAAACCATCTGAAGAAAATAAAAAAATCAAAGTATTGGGTCATTACATAACACAAGTAGAAAAATTGTTAGAAGATGATATTATTTCAAATGGGAAATATGAAGAATTGTTGCTAGATGCTTTCAGAGATGATATTGTTTATGGAAATGAAACAGATGGAGGGGATATCGTTGATTGA
- a CDS encoding helix-turn-helix domain-containing protein, with amino-acid sequence MRDLINIGLKIKKLREEAKLTQKQIAEFLNVDQSLISKIEKGERSISSDMLDDLAVLFCCSPISIVSSDIQLEKVSVAFRSNLIETSDLKCLSVLNRIVLNQFEMDRLGGVTDD; translated from the coding sequence ATGAGAGATTTAATTAATATTGGTCTAAAAATAAAAAAACTTAGAGAAGAAGCAAAATTAACTCAGAAACAAATTGCTGAATTTTTAAATGTTGATCAAAGTTTAATTTCAAAAATAGAAAAAGGAGAAAGAAGCATTAGTTCAGATATGTTAGATGATCTTGCAGTTTTATTTTGTTGTTCTCCCATATCTATAGTATCAAGTGATATACAGTTAGAAAAGGTTAGTGTAGCATTTAGGAGTAATTTGATTGAAACATCAGATTTGAAGTGTTTAAGTGTGTTAAATAGAATAGTATTAAATCAATTTGAAATGGATAGACTTGGAGGAGTTACAGATGATTGA
- a CDS encoding ParA family protein, producing the protein MGEIIQIKVEKGGVGKTFIASNLAHLLALLEYKVIILSIDSQNNVYSIFNKINQRIKGSLKKSILSNEIYKIKLRENLDFIPIELYLSPNILKKVPAFLRKLKKNYDYIIIDSLPALKVDNIFLENSDKIIIPAHGDKMTLQGIISIIKEHREKIHSIIFNKYINTKINKEYYEEIKEICKNSDIYISKPIKNNAFIAELIERGKTIWESRSKKIIETQEIFKNIVRRF; encoded by the coding sequence ATGGGAGAAATTATACAAATTAAAGTTGAAAAAGGTGGTGTGGGTAAGACCTTTATTGCTTCTAACTTGGCTCATTTACTTGCTCTTTTAGAATATAAGGTAATTATTCTTAGTATTGATTCACAGAATAATGTATATAGTATCTTTAATAAAATAAATCAGAGAATAAAAGGAAGTTTAAAAAAATCTATTTTAAGTAATGAGATTTATAAAATAAAACTAAGAGAAAATTTAGATTTTATTCCTATTGAGCTATATTTAAGTCCAAATATTTTAAAAAAGGTACCTGCTTTTTTAAGAAAACTTAAAAAGAATTATGATTATATAATAATAGATAGTCTTCCAGCATTAAAAGTAGACAATATCTTTTTAGAAAACTCTGATAAGATTATTATACCAGCACATGGTGATAAAATGACATTGCAAGGTATAATCAGTATAATAAAAGAGCATAGAGAGAAGATACATTCTATAATATTTAATAAATATATCAATACCAAAATTAATAAAGAATATTACGAGGAAATTAAAGAGATTTGTAAAAATAGTGATATTTATATATCAAAACCTATAAAGAACAATGCCTTTATCGCTGAGTTAATAGAAAGAGGTAAAACAATTTGGGAAAGTAGATCTAAAAAAATAATAGAAACACAGGAAATCTTCAAAAATATAGTTAGAAGATTTTAA
- a CDS encoding prohibitin family protein encodes MFRINERNLIGIVFTGFIAIFIIGLVLSNCYSVNTGEVAVISTFGKITRIDTEGLNFKIPFVQSKDYMETREKTYIFGKTDEQDTTLVVSTKDMQSILIDLTVQANITDPEKLYRAFHNKHEYRFVRPRVKEVVQATIARYTIEEFVSKRAEISRIINEDIADDLAEYGMNVSNVSIVNHDFSDEYEKAIEMKKVAEQAVERAKAEQEKLKVEAENRVKLAEYALKEKELQAKANEIESNSLSPQLLKKMAIEKWNGVLPKVQSPNNSNLISIDN; translated from the coding sequence ATGTTTAGAATTAATGAAAGAAACTTAATAGGTATTGTTTTTACTGGATTTATAGCTATTTTTATAATAGGTCTTGTACTTAGTAATTGTTATTCAGTTAATACAGGAGAAGTTGCTGTTATATCAACTTTTGGAAAAATCACTAGAATAGATACAGAAGGTTTAAATTTTAAAATACCTTTTGTACAATCAAAAGACTATATGGAAACAAGAGAAAAAACATACATCTTCGGAAAAACAGATGAACAAGATACAACCTTAGTTGTTTCTACAAAAGATATGCAATCAATATTAATTGATTTAACTGTTCAAGCGAATATTACAGACCCTGAAAAGCTATATAGAGCATTTCATAACAAGCACGAATATCGCTTTGTAAGACCTCGTGTAAAAGAAGTTGTACAGGCTACTATTGCAAGGTATACCATAGAAGAATTTGTTTCCAAAAGGGCTGAGATTAGTAGAATCATAAATGAAGACATAGCAGATGATCTTGCTGAGTATGGAATGAATGTATCTAATGTCTCTATTGTAAATCATGATTTTTCTGATGAATATGAGAAAGCTATTGAAATGAAGAAAGTTGCTGAACAAGCTGTGGAAAGAGCAAAAGCAGAGCAAGAAAAATTAAAAGTAGAAGCTGAAAATAGAGTAAAACTTGCTGAATATGCTTTAAAAGAAAAAGAATTACAAGCAAAAGCTAATGAAATAGAAAGTAATTCATTAAGTCCACAGTTACTTAAAAAGATGGCAATAGAAAAATGGAATGGAGTTTTACCAAAAGTTCAAAGTCCTAATAACAGTAATTTAATTAGTATAGACAATTAA
- a CDS encoding helix-turn-helix domain-containing protein, whose protein sequence is MDMQTIIRDIFNEKKEVYSTVEVAKKLGISPKTIINQINSGNLITFRIGKLYKIAKYNLIEFLEKNVLDKE, encoded by the coding sequence ATGGATATGCAAACTATAATAAGAGATATTTTTAATGAAAAAAAAGAAGTTTATTCAACAGTTGAAGTAGCTAAAAAACTTGGTATATCACCAAAAACAATAATTAATCAAATAAATAGTGGAAATCTCATCACTTTTAGAATAGGAAAATTATATAAGATTGCAAAATATAACTTAATAGAATTTTTAGAAAAAAATGTTTTAGATAAAGAATAA
- a CDS encoding tyrosine-type recombinase/integrase produces the protein MYISSYTRKRGKFFHMIVEVFKNKKRHFKSRSSKTSDKEIAERMLEVFEQECISLFKLNINKDKILNNERLFKKVPDIADMYDKNIKFCAFAKQYVLMRYKSISDETYSSYLSVVKNSIIPYFFKLNKKLREIEALDIQKYYFHELNVREVSPNTVIHYHNLLSLIFKYALKLGTIDKNPLLTVEKPKKQKFIGKTYTPEEIHRLLNLLKEDYPQIFTPVYITLQYGLRRSELIGLKWSAIDFEGNTLKVISTSYTNCNRGNTNYNL, from the coding sequence TTGTATATTAGTTCTTATACTAGAAAAAGAGGCAAATTTTTTCACATGATAGTTGAGGTGTTTAAAAACAAGAAAAGACATTTTAAATCAAGGTCTTCTAAAACTTCTGATAAAGAAATCGCTGAAAGAATGTTAGAAGTATTTGAACAAGAGTGTATATCTCTTTTTAAACTAAATATAAATAAGGATAAAATTCTTAATAATGAAAGACTCTTTAAGAAAGTTCCTGATATAGCTGATATGTATGATAAGAATATAAAGTTTTGTGCATTCGCTAAGCAATATGTTCTTATGAGATATAAATCAATATCTGATGAAACTTATTCTAGCTACCTATCAGTAGTTAAAAATTCTATTATTCCTTATTTCTTTAAACTAAATAAGAAGTTAAGAGAAATTGAGGCTCTGGATATTCAAAAGTACTATTTCCATGAACTTAATGTAAGAGAAGTATCACCTAATACAGTAATACATTATCATAATTTATTAAGTTTGATATTTAAATATGCTTTAAAATTAGGAACAATTGATAAAAATCCTTTACTTACAGTTGAAAAACCTAAAAAGCAAAAATTTATAGGTAAAACTTATACCCCAGAAGAAATCCATAGATTATTAAACTTATTGAAAGAAGATTATCCTCAAATTTTTACACCAGTATATATTACTCTTCAATATGGTCTTAGAAGAAGTGAACTTATTGGTTTAAAGTGGAGTGCTATTGATTTTGAGGGAAATACCTTAAAAGTAATTTCAACAAGTTACACAAACTGCAATAGAGGGAACACAAATTATAACTTGTAA
- a CDS encoding site-specific integrase, with translation MRSFFLTPKTKEILLELKRKQEENKKTFGSSYCKKYEEFVFVDPIGERIKPKSLSGRFAHILKKNGLPYIRFHDLRHTAATLLYGANTNIKDIQVFLGHSSAKTTMDIYIHLFNNSNIGTVSAIDERINI, from the coding sequence ATGAGAAGTTTTTTCTTAACACCTAAAACAAAAGAAATTTTATTAGAATTAAAAAGAAAACAAGAGGAAAATAAAAAAACATTTGGAAGTTCATATTGCAAAAAGTATGAGGAGTTTGTATTTGTAGATCCTATTGGAGAAAGGATAAAACCTAAATCTCTAAGTGGAAGATTCGCTCATATACTTAAAAAGAATGGTTTACCATATATAAGGTTTCATGATTTAAGACACACAGCAGCAACCCTTTTATATGGAGCTAATACTAATATCAAAGATATACAAGTATTTTTAGGTCATAGTAGTGCAAAGACAACAATGGATATTTATATTCACTTGTTTAATAACAGCAATATAGGAACAGTATCGGCAATTGATGAAAGAATAAATATATAA
- a CDS encoding prolipoprotein diacylglyceryl transferase: MCEHINHIGIYIGNFLIPYYGLFAVIGLTVAFCVAYYQVKRYKLNFDNFILLSCIAVFFAIIGSKLLFIIISWNDIDVKELKNMSYLKNILNGGFVFYGGLIGALIGIYICKKVLKIEIKEYLRYCIPVIPTVHAFGRIGCSLVGCCYGCPFESPISVIYTNSPFAPNNIALFPVQRIESISLFLIAIALLIYINKFNGKFAFEYYILAYAIVRFILEYFRYDEYRGVLNGLSTSQYISIFLVICVIVKIIIFKDK; encoded by the coding sequence ATGTGTGAACATATAAATCATATAGGAATATACATAGGAAATTTTCTAATTCCATACTATGGACTTTTTGCAGTAATAGGTTTAACAGTAGCTTTTTGTGTAGCTTATTATCAAGTAAAGAGATATAAATTAAATTTTGATAATTTTATATTATTAAGTTGTATAGCAGTTTTTTTTGCAATAATAGGTTCAAAGTTACTATTTATAATAATAAGTTGGAATGATATAGATGTAAAAGAATTAAAAAATATGAGCTACCTTAAAAATATTTTAAATGGAGGTTTTGTATTTTATGGAGGTTTAATAGGAGCATTAATAGGAATTTATATATGTAAAAAAGTTTTGAAAATAGAAATAAAAGAATATTTAAGATATTGTATACCTGTAATACCAACTGTACATGCCTTTGGAAGAATAGGCTGTTCCTTGGTGGGATGTTGTTATGGATGTCCATTTGAAAGTCCAATTTCTGTAATATATACTAATTCCCCATTTGCTCCCAATAATATAGCTTTATTCCCAGTTCAGAGAATAGAATCAATAAGTTTGTTTTTGATAGCAATAGCTTTATTAATTTATATAAATAAATTTAATGGGAAATTTGCTTTTGAGTACTATATTTTGGCTTATGCAATAGTGAGATTTATTTTAGAATATTTTAGATATGATGAATACAGAGGAGTATTAAATGGTTTGTCAACATCACAATATATTAGCATTTTTTTAGTAATATGTGTGATAGTTAAAATAATAATATTTAAAGATAAGTAG
- a CDS encoding TIM barrel protein, translating into MYKLLNMADFYSNEELEKEMKYFSKKYGFDGYELIKFTDKDESKLKDYFIGYHIRFFPSWMEFYLEDFASLYSELKDKKYFKSLCGGENSKDELVNYFKKELEIAKTLEVKYIVFHACNIKIIESLTYNFKYSDMEVLKNVVDILNEIFEGGNYNFKLLLENLWWSGLRLTNKEEIEYLLKNINYKNTGFILDTGHMINNNPEIKNSKEAVKYIKKNLENIGEYKKYILGMHLNYSLSGSYVKKTIEKNRKLNLDIHECMKTIYEHINNIDYHDPFEDKEIINVINSLPIEYLVFELIGNTKEELEDKIQRQWKIFE; encoded by the coding sequence ATGTATAAATTATTAAATATGGCAGATTTTTATTCAAATGAAGAACTTGAAAAGGAAATGAAATATTTTTCTAAAAAATATGGATTTGATGGCTATGAATTAATTAAATTTACTGATAAAGATGAAAGTAAATTAAAAGATTATTTTATAGGCTACCATATAAGATTTTTTCCATCTTGGATGGAATTTTATTTAGAAGATTTTGCTTCTTTATACAGTGAGCTTAAAGATAAAAAATATTTTAAATCTCTTTGTGGAGGAGAAAATTCAAAAGATGAATTGGTAAATTATTTTAAAAAAGAATTAGAGATTGCTAAAACATTAGAAGTTAAATATATAGTTTTTCATGCCTGTAATATAAAAATAATAGAAAGTCTCACATATAATTTTAAATATTCTGATATGGAAGTTTTAAAAAATGTTGTAGATATATTGAATGAAATTTTTGAAGGAGGAAATTACAATTTTAAACTTCTTCTTGAAAACTTATGGTGGTCAGGACTAAGACTTACAAACAAGGAAGAGATTGAATATCTTTTAAAAAATATAAATTATAAAAATACAGGTTTTATTTTGGATACAGGGCATATGATAAATAACAATCCTGAAATTAAAAATTCAAAAGAGGCAGTTAAGTACATTAAAAAGAATTTAGAAAATATTGGAGAATATAAGAAGTATATTTTGGGAATGCACTTAAATTACTCTTTATCTGGGTCTTATGTCAAAAAAACAATAGAAAAAAATAGAAAGCTGAATTTAGATATTCATGAATGTATGAAAACTATTTATGAGCATATAAATAATATAGATTATCATGATCCCTTTGAAGATAAAGAAATTATTAATGTTATAAATTCACTTCCAATAGAATATCTTGTTTTTGAGTTGATAGGGAATACAAAAGAAGAATTAGAAGATAAAATTCAAAGGCAATGGAAGATATTTGAATAA
- a CDS encoding VWA domain-containing protein, giving the protein MIFPFVAIEGQGRIKKALLLNIINEKIGGVLISGEKGSAKSTLVRGLEKILTDKKVINLPLNITEDNLVGSIDIEKTLKTGKKVFQEGILKKCHNNILYIDEINLLGESIISTILEVISREKNYIEREGISFSHDCKFILIGTMNPEEGDLRAGLLDKFGLYVNAEGSKDILERINIIKKRLEFEKNPIEFSEKYSEDEELLREKIFSAKEKFKKIKVSEQIMNIAIKFIEEANCLGNRAEIILIETAKSIAALDKRTYLNIDDLKEAATFVLPHRMNAKNKALPNEANNKHNDNTDNDSHQTNTQTDNSMNNSESAQETENNSQDNNIQKNENKDNDSLENFSEEEFDIGEIYKIKNIFLDNTKDKFKRKGTGKRCKTKSSSLQGRYIKSSIPRGKIRDFALDASIRAAAPYQLKKDDNSLMINIKKEHIRIKQREKRTGISILFAVDSSGSMGVKKRMEAVKGAVMSLLKNAYEKRDKVGMLSFRRNRAEELLPFTRSIDLARKKLEKLSTGGKTPLSEGLLKAYNIIKTEMKRNKEVIPVLILLSDGKANFSFSGKDPVIESLEIAEKIKKEKIKCIVIDTEEGFIKLEMARTLSEAMEADYYRLDNIKSEDLIQLVKNNI; this is encoded by the coding sequence ATGATATTTCCTTTTGTAGCAATAGAAGGTCAAGGAAGAATTAAGAAAGCCTTGTTGCTTAATATAATCAATGAAAAAATAGGTGGAGTTCTGATAAGTGGAGAAAAAGGAAGTGCAAAGTCAACTTTAGTTAGAGGTTTAGAAAAAATTTTAACAGATAAAAAAGTTATAAATTTACCTCTTAATATAACAGAAGATAATTTAGTTGGAAGCATAGATATAGAAAAAACTTTAAAAACTGGAAAAAAAGTTTTTCAAGAAGGAATTTTAAAAAAATGTCATAATAATATTTTGTATATTGATGAAATAAATCTTTTAGGAGAGAGTATAATCAGCACTATTTTAGAAGTTATATCAAGAGAGAAAAACTATATTGAAAGAGAAGGAATAAGTTTTTCTCATGATTGTAAATTTATCTTAATAGGAACAATGAATCCAGAAGAAGGGGATTTAAGAGCAGGACTTTTAGATAAATTTGGACTATATGTAAATGCAGAAGGTTCAAAGGATATTTTAGAAAGGATAAATATAATAAAGAAGAGATTGGAATTTGAAAAAAATCCAATAGAGTTTTCTGAAAAATATTCTGAAGATGAAGAACTTTTAAGAGAAAAAATTTTTTCTGCTAAAGAAAAATTTAAAAAAATAAAAGTCAGTGAGCAGATTATGAATATAGCAATTAAATTTATTGAAGAAGCTAATTGTTTAGGAAATAGAGCAGAGATAATTTTGATAGAAACAGCAAAGTCTATTGCTGCACTTGATAAAAGAACATATCTCAATATAGATGATTTAAAGGAAGCTGCAACTTTTGTATTACCACATAGAATGAATGCTAAAAATAAGGCTTTACCTAATGAAGCTAATAACAAACATAATGATAATACTGATAATGATAGTCATCAAACTAATACCCAAACTGATAATTCAATGAATAACAGTGAAAGTGCTCAGGAAACTGAAAATAATTCACAAGATAACAATATTCAAAAAAATGAGAATAAAGATAATGATAGCTTAGAAAATTTTTCAGAAGAGGAATTTGATATAGGAGAAATTTATAAAATAAAAAATATATTTTTAGATAATACTAAAGATAAATTTAAAAGAAAAGGTACTGGAAAAAGGTGTAAGACAAAATCAAGTTCTTTACAAGGAAGATATATAAAAAGCAGTATACCAAGAGGAAAGATAAGAGATTTTGCTTTAGACGCAAGTATAAGAGCAGCTGCACCCTATCAATTAAAAAAAGATGATAATTCACTTATGATAAATATAAAAAAAGAACATATTAGAATTAAACAGAGAGAAAAAAGAACTGGAATATCCATTCTATTTGCTGTGGATTCAAGTGGTTCTATGGGAGTTAAAAAGAGAATGGAGGCTGTGAAAGGTGCTGTCATGTCCTTGCTGAAAAACGCCTATGAAAAAAGAGATAAAGTGGGAATGTTGTCTTTTCGTAGAAATAGAGCAGAGGAATTGTTACCATTTACAAGAAGCATAGATTTGGCACGAAAAAAGTTAGAAAAACTTAGTACAGGAGGGAAAACACCTCTTTCAGAAGGATTATTAAAAGCATATAATATTATTAAAACTGAAATGAAAAGAAATAAGGAAGTAATTCCAGTTTTGATACTTCTTTCAGATGGAAAAGCAAATTTTTCATTTTCAGGAAAAGACCCAGTAATAGAAAGTTTAGAAATAGCCGAAAAAATTAAAAAAGAAAAAATAAAATGTATAGTTATTGATACAGAAGAGGGATTTATTAAATTAGAAATGGCTAGAACTTTAAGTGAAGCTATGGAAGCTGATTATTATAGACTTGATAATATAAAAAGTGAAGATTTAATTCAACTTGTAAAAAATAATATATAG